The Peribacillus sp. FSL P2-0133 genome has a segment encoding these proteins:
- the nusG gene encoding transcription termination/antitermination protein NusG: MEKNWYVVHTYSGYENKVKANLEKRVETMGMEDKIFRVVVPEEEETEVKDGKKKVTKKKVFPGYVLVEIIMTDDSWYVVRNTPGVTGFVGSSGAGSKPTALLPEEIEVVLKRMGVDESKIEVDFEIGDTVQVKEGPFATFAGPIEELDKDKGKVRVLVNMFGRDTPVELDFNQVEKL; this comes from the coding sequence ATGGAAAAGAATTGGTATGTAGTTCACACCTATTCAGGTTATGAGAACAAGGTTAAGGCTAACTTGGAAAAACGTGTTGAAACTATGGGGATGGAAGACAAGATCTTTCGCGTTGTAGTTCCAGAAGAAGAAGAAACAGAAGTGAAAGATGGCAAAAAGAAAGTGACCAAAAAGAAAGTATTTCCAGGTTATGTATTGGTTGAGATCATCATGACGGATGATTCATGGTACGTTGTCCGGAATACGCCTGGCGTAACAGGTTTCGTAGGTTCATCTGGAGCTGGGTCAAAACCGACTGCATTGCTTCCGGAAGAAATTGAAGTCGTCCTTAAACGAATGGGCGTGGATGAAAGCAAAATCGAAGTTGATTTTGAAATCGGTGATACGGTTCAAGTTAAAGAAGGACCTTTCGCAACCTTTGCAGGGCCAATTGAAGAACTTGATAAAGACAAAGGGAAAGTAAGGGTCCTAGTCAATATGTTCGGTCGTGATACACCGGTTGAACTTGATTTTAATCAAGTGGAAAAATTATAA